In Paralichthys olivaceus isolate ysfri-2021 chromosome 1, ASM2471397v2, whole genome shotgun sequence, the following are encoded in one genomic region:
- the arl6 gene encoding ADP-ribosylation factor-like protein 6: protein MGLFDRLAGWLGLKKEVNVLCLGLDNSGKTTIINKLKPSNAQAQDIVPTIGFSIEKFKTSSLSFTVFDMSGQGRYRNLWEHYYKEGQAIIFVIDSADKLRMVVAKEELDTLLNHPDIKHRRIPILFFANKMDVREALSSVKVSQLLCLENIKDKPWHICATDALKGEGLQEGVDWLQDQIKTMRT from the exons ATGGGGCTGTTTGACAGGTTGGCGGGATGGCTGGGGTTGAAAAAGGAGGTGAATGTTCTGTGTCTGGGTCTGGACAACAGCGGAAAGACCACAATCATCAACAAACTCAAGCCCTCCAAT GCCCAGGCACAAGACATCGTCCCAACCATTGGTTTCAGCATAGAGAAGTTCAAGACCTCCAG TCTTTCCTTCACAGTGTTTGACATGTCAGGTCAAGGCAGGTACAGAAACCTCTGGGAGCATTACTACAA GGAAGGTCAGGCGATCATATTTGTCATTGATAGTGCAGACAAACTGAGGATGGTTGTTGCCAAAGAAGAACTGGACACATTACTAAATCATCCAG ATATTAAACACAGGAGGATCCCCATCCTTTTCTTTGCAAACAAGATGGATGTCAGGGAGGCTCTGTCGTCAGTCAAGGTCTCCCAGCTGCTCTGTTTGGAGAACATCAAAGACAAACCCTGGCACATCTG TGCCACAGATGCTCTGAAAGGAGAAGGTTTACAGGAGGGAGTCGACTGGTTACAAG atcaaatcaaaacaatgagaACATGA